GTGATGCAGATAAACAATGGTGGGTTAAGATTATTTCTACTACTCAGGTAATATTTTTATTGTCACATTTGTCACAGTAGCACAATTTGCCAtcagtacatgtagtccttgacttatgaccagttgcttggTGATCATTCATAGTTATGAGAGACCTTCTCAGAGCTATTTACGACCCAGTTTTGAAGTTCGAACAGCCCCTCCCTCCAAGTCACATGATAGGATTCgggccgcttggcaactggcctgcctTTATGGctttttgcagcatcctgtggtcaagtGACCACCATTTAAGATGTTATTGGTTGGAAATTGGCATTTGCTTCCAATTCCAGCAAAAGATGTCCATTGGCGTCATGGTCtcagcacaaaaaaaaaatcatgaaattggGCGCAGTCATATAATGACCCATTTAATAACCTCATTGACCTAACaccaaaatttgggctcaattgcagtcataagttaataataataacagcagagttggaagggaccttggaggccttctagtccaaccccctgcccaggcaggaaaccctacatcaagTTGATGACTAcaagttgatgactacctgtatgtacCCCACTGTATGTTCCAAGATATACTGGATGATGAGAAAATACGCTGAGAGCATCACAACATTTTTAAGTTTTTCCCATCCCATTTGCTGATATGTCAACTACATAGATCTGAATAGACTTTCAATATGAAAATCCATCAGTCCAAGTGAAGAATATATATTATGCTGAATATATCATTTGTAATGTGTGAAATTGTAGAGGCCAAGTGCtataagcacttagacttatatactgcttcacagtgctctacagtcctctctaagcggtttacggagtcagcattctgcccacaacaatctggcttctcattttacccaccttccgagccagtcaggatcgaaccctTAAAGCCTGTCATCAGAATTCGCCTCCAATACTGCATGCTAATCACTGTGCCATCCCGGCTCCTTCAAGATGCACTTGAAAAGATAGACCAGATCTGTTTCCGAATTGACAAGGGAAAAAACATGGCTTAGGTCCAAAATAAGAAGGATGTATGTGTTTAGGCAGACACCTCCCTAATTCATATGCATATAGATCATACCACATATTTGAGAGGATTTATGTGAAATCATACGAGATGAGACTGGGTTTGTCACTGTGAGCTTCCAGAGTTTCCTTCAAGATCTTTTTATGCCAGCAGTCCTGGGGACTCAGGGGACAGGTGAACTAGTGAGGTGCCTCCATTATTTTTAATATCTCTTTGTCTATTATTCTTTGTCCTAGTTTGGTTTTTCTactgtttaatgtatttattcacTGTGGGGTCCCTGTTGCTTTCTAAGCTTgatcgttttcttgcagatgtttcattacctaactaggtaacatcatcaatgctagaaagaagtggggtTTGCATTCTGTTTATATACAtacggcttgccctgtcagtgttggtgagagCATTATTAACTGTTATTGATAATTATTGATATatgattataattaattattaacataataattattttttaacagtTAACTGCTTTTAGTTCTCTTTTACACCACCCAGAAACACTTGTTtgtgagataggcagctatataaattggtttaacaaataaaaaaaatcatatttgagATGATTTCACCCTAGACAAGAGAAAAGGTGACTCAGGGGCTTAATGACACTGGAGATGGTCTCAGTTCTGGTGGCTTGAGCCCTAGCACTGTATGACAGAGTGAACTCACTTCAGCTTCTGTCCACTtaatagtttgaaagcatgttctatataggtaaataaataggtatcacttcagtgggaGATGAGTTGGTGCCCTATGCAGGCAGGCAGTTTCCTGACAGCTCTGAACCTTCCCGATTGTGGTGCCCATCCAAGGAGGCCTTGAGTGACATTGCAGGAAGAGCCACTTGTCTTTCTCTCTGGTGCAAAGCCAGCTCGCCCTCCTGTGGCACACCTTGGGAAGCACACCAACATATCCTTGCCAGGGCTGGTGCCTTGGCAAGCCAAACTATTACTGTTTAATAGCATTTTGGTCCCTTGGCTACTGTaaattataataacaataatgatgatgatgatgatgatgatgcacaaACTGACTATAAACAGTGGCATGACAAAGTGGCAACAATATGCATTGGAAGATCAGCAAGAAATATCATCTGCCtgtaagcaagaactggtggggccataaaatagaaaatgtcataaaaaatgaagaagttaccttgctctgggactttagaattcaaacagacaggcactAGCCACATAACTTTCCGGACTTAACagttgtcgataagaaagacaaaaaagtctggatcgtggatgtggcagtgcctggagacagcagaatagaatagaaagaactggagaagataacaaagtacaaagacctacaaatagaaatagaacaactttggcaaaggcaagcaagggtagtaccaatagtaataggcacctggGGTGCAATCCCCAAacaactggagcatcacttgaacaccataggcattgacaaattcgccatcagtcaattgcggaaggcagctttacttggaacagcttccatcctgcgatggtatctgtaacaccatcaaacatccagttCTGCCAATCCCAGACTGTTAGGTAAGGACTcagtaggtagacaaaaatgccaaacccactcTGAACATCTGGTTCACTGTGTGATgatcaataacaacaacaacaacaacaacaacaacaacaataccaggTGATGCATGAATTGAAGAGATcagctagaaaaaataacaaaatattgtgaTTTGCAAATTGAAGTTAAGCGattgtggaggaagaaatcagtgttgtaccaatagtaataggatcCTTTGGAGCAATAACCAAAGGGCTGCCTAGATAGATGAAAATTTTGAACTTATCAGACCTGAATAtcttgactttgcaaaaaaaaaaaaaatcaccttactCAGAACTGCCCTATATGaatatatagcaggggtgaaatccaacaggttctggagaaccggtagcggaaattttgagcagttcggagaattgccaaataccacctctggctggccccagagtggggtaggaatggagattttacaatatacttcccctgaagtggggtgggaatggagattttgcaggattcttcctctgccacgcccaccaagccacgcccacagaaccggtagtaaaaaaatttggatttcaccactgctatatagAGCAGTTCATCTTAATAGATGCTACTTTAACAGCTCGGAGATCCTTGGTTATGACTTGACTGTGAATTGAACTGAATAttaaccataataataacaaccctAGACAAATGTAGTTCGCGATGTTTTGGTCTTATTCAtagggtttttctttttaaaataactccTTAAACCATCCTCCAACAACAAAACCTGCAAAATTCCAATGTTTTCTATTTAGTGGAAATACTTGTTTTGTGATCCGGAATAAATTTTCTCAGATGGCATCCATGCTCTAAAGTTGATTTATTTCTTAAGATTCAGAGAATTTCAGTGTTCCGAAGCTCCCATCGAAGCCAATCTCCAGCTGCGTAATGAATTGTATTCCTTGCCGATCAGCTAAGGACAGTATAACAGGTAAGGTCTGCCTTTTCCAGCATATAGTAAAATGGGACTCTTTTCATCTCCGCTTTCATTCATGTTGAAAATGAAcagtgttgagtgaatctggcttccctgttgactttgtttgtcagcaggtcacaaaagggaaatcgcatgactttgggacacaacaacggtcacaaatatgaaccagttcaggggtgaaatccagcaggttctgacaggttctggagaaccggtagcggaaattttgagcggtttggagaaccggaaaataccactgctggctgatcccagagttgggtgggaatggagattttgcaataaccttccccaaggagtggggagggaatggggatttcgcagtatccttcccctggagtggggtgggaatggagaccttgcagtatccttcctctgccatgcccacctagccatgcccacctagccataccacgcccactaagccacgcccacagaactggtactaaaaaaatttcaCTCAGCAACATATATTTTGGCCGCTATTTGTTGTGGCCCCTCAGgtgccagcagagctagcagtggagtcagacGAGGAGGAGGGCGAGGGGGAGCCTGGCCAGCTTTGAggcctttggaaggctctgatgaggaagCAGAATGAGAGGCAAATGCAGATGCAGAGCTGGGGGCCTTCCGTCCTTCCCCAGGTGAAGACGCAGCTGTTTTCGGGCCTGAGATGAGTAATATGGAGGAACAGATTGGGCTCATCCCAGATACATGTAtgcaaggagaggaggggaggggaggggaagggagaggagaggagaggagaggagaacaacggaAGGCAATAAGCAGGGtctcagggaaaaaaaattgtagaCGCTAGCcaacccctccctggctgggaaataagtATTAGGAGTTTGGGAGTGGCCTGTTGTTGCAGATAACCATTTGTTTTCCAGTGTACATCAATCAAGTTGGATTCCTTTGCCAGAACCAGGTTTGTGGGGACTAATTGCTCTGTATCTGAGGTGTCAAATGCAGAGTCTTCCTGCTGGGAAATAATAGATGGTGAATTTGCCTCAGGCTGTGTGAACAGGAACTGTTTCTGTTTGGCTTAATCACTGAAGGACTTTTTATCTTGAGTTCTCATGTGAACAGAGACTGTTCGTGCCCTTTTTCAGAAGGGGAAAAGACTCTCATTTGTGACTAATTATTTTTGGTTTTCTGTATCCAATATGAATAAAAACTATCCCTGCcctgtttttaaaaagggggttgTTTTATTCGTGAGTAGGTGGTTTCTCATTGGTtgtgaaggctgggtcagaacaccattgtggtcataagttgaggactacctatatatcaaCAGGTCACTTCTGACTATAGTAACTACACACTGCTCTGGTAGTGAGCATTGCTAGACAAACAGGCATCCAATTACCACATGAATTAAGCACAAAGAAAGCTGGGATCACCCATCGGAGCCTGGGACTGTATTCCCCTGCCTGGGTTTTTTCTGCCTGAAGTAGGAAAAATAAGTTGCTCACAATTTTTCTCTCTTTGGCCACAATCCAGCAGAAAATGAAatgctttcttccaatatttcttCCAATATTAATAAGAGAGATGCTACCTAGCAGTGGTGCATTTCCAGATGAAATAAATTCAGGTTACGGATGTATTTCAACTCTATCCCATATCGCAACTGTATTaacacaggtagaccttgacttacaacaattcatttagtggccattcaaagttacaatggcactcaaaaaggtgacttatgaccatttttcacacttatgaccgttgcagcatccccatggtcacatgatcaaaattcagatgcttggcaactgcctcatatttatgatggttgcaatgtcccgggccaTACGATTCAttttcgtgaccttctgacaagcaaagtcaatggtgaagccagattcactcaacaaccatgcaagtaacttaacaacggcagtgtttcatttaacaactgtggcaagaaaggtcgtaaaaaggggcaaaattcacctaacaaatgtctcacttagcactagaaagttttgggctcaattctggtcgtaagtcgaggaccacctgtaacaaACTCACTTCCTGGATGATGAAATTTTGAAAGAGGAAAAGTAAATGAATCTTAGCAGGAGTGtgtggcctctctctctctcacacacacacacacacacatacacacacacacacacacacacacacacacacacacaccccaggacaAGCCAGAAGGATCCCGGTTTGAGATTTTCACTTTCTCTCTGAATTCCATGGTGTGTGTAGGGGTTAGTTTTCTGGATGAATTGTTGGTGGCTGAATAAGTAGCcacacaggtagtcctagatTTACGAccttaattgagcccaaaatttctgttgctgagcgagacggttgttaaacaagatttggcccattttacgaccttcctttccACGAtcattaagagaatcactgcagttgttaagttagaagaGCGGATCAaattattctgcaaagcaccagaggccaggacaagaagccatggttggaaactaaccaaggagagaagaaacctcgaattaaggagacacttcctaacagtgaggacaattatccagtggaacagctttgccttcagaagttgtgggtgcttcatcattggaggtttttaagaagagactggacagtcacttatctgaaaaagcataggttctcctgcttgagcaggaggctggtctagaagacctccaaggtctcttccagttctattctattctattctattctattccattctattctattctattctattctattccatggcaaacggcaaccgtcataaatataaatcagttgtCAAGGATCCTAATTTTgcttacatgaccatggggatgctgcactggTGTTAGTGTgcattagtgtgaaaaatggtcataagtcacttttttcactgccattgtaacttcagatggtcactacaCGAATGGCTGTAAGTTAAGAACTATCGTTCTTCTACTACATGATTATGGAATGGGCGGAATTTCCCCATTCCTGGAATTCAAGTAGAGTAGAGGATTAGTCATCCTTAGGGCATTTTAATCAAGGGCTCAGTTTTCTCCTTCTGAGAAGAAGGCTGGCAAAGGCCCAAGAAGATTCTGGGTGGGTAATGCAGACACACAgaagtttattttaataaatacaaCTAAGGGCAGAGATGAAAAAGAGTGCTAAACATCAAGTTTACATGGCATATCTTTAtactaattaatatttattaatctgAGCAAATCAAGAAAGGGAGAGTGGGAACAAAATTGAAATGGCAATGCAAGGAAAGAATACCTCTTAAAGCCAAATGTCTGACTGTGGAATCAGCATTTAAGCAATATATTATAAGGTCCCAGAAGTTTCCCTGGGCCACTGAGATGCCAAAGAGAGTGTGACTCAAGAGGAGgattgcaaaaagaagcagattttatttttggccaaaacaaaatactgggtGAAACTATATCCAGAACATACAGACACAATGGATGTAAGGAATAGCCACACCTTGGGGAAAGTTTGGCATCCTTTTATACCTTCAGACATCAGCTTAGTACCCAATTCTGGGCCCCTGGCCCATGCCTTCCTTGTAGCCCTGCATTGGCCATGCAGCCAGGAACAGGGGGGCGGAGTGCTTAGAAACAGAGGGGCTAGATGCTTAGCAACACAGGTATTTGCCTGAGGTAACCCTGCCAGGCCATGATATACCCTGCTCCAGGCACTGAGTTGTACACAAAAACAAGATAACAGGAGTTAGATCACTGGTAGAAGCAAATGGCAGAGGCAATTCTAATTCATACAGgagcaaagcaattcttacagaagTAAAATAGCAAGTTATTATTACATCCCAGGAATTCTACCTATTCTACTATTATTATGTCCCATatatggctgtggatgccggcgtcccggtacagtcagctgcaaccgcggctgactgttgggggcgagtcactggccccaacggaaagggtgcgcaacttgggcgttctcctggatggacggctgtcgtttgaagaccacttgacggccgtctccaggagagctttttaccaggttcgcctggtccgccagttgcgcccctttcttgaccgggatgccttatgcacggtcactcatgctctcgtcacttctcgcctggattattgcaatgctctctatgcaatgctctctacatggggctacccctgaagtgcactcggagacttcagttagtccagaatgcagctgcgcgggtgattgagggagcaccacgttgctcccgggtaacaccactcctgcgcagcctgcactggctacctgtggtcttccgggtgcgcttcaaagttttggttaccaccttcaaagcgctccatggcttagggcccgggtacttacgggaccgcctgctgtttccacatgcctcccaccgacccgtgcgctctcacagagagggtcttctcagggtgccgtctgccaaacagtgtcagctggcggcccccaggggaaggtccttctctgtgggagcacctactctctggaacgaacttccccccggtttacgccaattgcctgaccttcggacctttcgccgggaactgaaaacttatttatttgttcaagcgggactggcctgatttttaaactctacattttaaattttaaatttttcaattgtaattttattgggtattttatatggtcaattggacggttttaatttcggccttttattgaataagttttttaattgttattttattgtatatattaattgttttatatgaaggctgtacaccgccctgagtccttcgggagaaaggcggtataaaagcttaattaaataaataaataataaataaataagtgccccATTACACTGAATAGAAGAAAGCAGAGAAAAGAATGCCTGTTTTGCTTGCAAAATTcagttccctttcttttcctggctGCTGGGGgagtggggatgggtgggggagaagggggCCCATTAAATGCAAAATGTATTTCTGTACACAAAAAACCCTACCTTCACTACAGCAACTTGTAATGCCCCTTTTCGGGAATTCAGCCCAAGTTTGAACTTAAAAGTAGAACTTGGCTTGGGAATTATTTGGTCAGTTTTGGAATGATTAAACAGCAGCCGTAGCAGCACTACACTTGTTCCAGTTGCTGAGGTGAAGTAAAGATGGAGTAACTAGGTTTGGATTTTTGTGGAAGGACTGGCGCAGGAAACTCCTGGTTTCATTCATTTTAAGCATTGGCTTTTTGCATCAATTCCAGTTTAGTAAATCTCGGAGTTTTTCTAAATTTAGCAGATACGATAATCCCACAGACCTCCATTATATACACTTTTGCCAAATACTCCATATGAGAGTATTTCCTCCTTGCCCCACACCTTTATGCTATCTGTATAAATTCATCCTAATGtttctaccaccaccacccctttaaTATTGTAATTACTCCTGATAGGAACTGCAATACACCATATGAGATAGGTAGGATCACTGTATTGTAATTAATTGAAAATGCAGTGTAAGAGATTTGATATGATctctgaagatattttgatggaagGTATTCAAGAAGGAGGATATGTAGCTCCTGAACATGCACAGATCACCTTTGCTTCACATCAAGGAaggtcactgctttttttttaatagtcctcCAGTTtaaagttgtgtgcccatacacactctgcaccctaacctttgacgtgagagacatcaagttggccacaccctcccagtcacatgaccaccaagccacaccaccagacaagccacactcacagaactggtattaaaaaaattagaaccccccctgccctcccccatcaatggtgtcccactttaccaatgttaaaatctggtcactataatgtgtgtgtgtgtgtgtgtgtgtgtgtgtgtgtgtgtatgtatgtgtgtgtgagacacggtggctcaggggctaggacattgagcttgttgatcgaaaggtcggcagctcagcggttcgaatccctagtgctgccgtgtaacggggtgagctcccgttacttgtcccagcttctgccaacctagcagtttcgaaagcacataaaaatgcaagtagaaaaaatagggaccacctttggtgggaaggtaacagcgttccgtgcgcctttggcattgagtcatgccggccacatgaccacagagacgtcttcggacagcgctggctcttcggctttgaaacggagatgagcaccgccccctagagtcggcaacgactagcacgtatgtgcgaggggaacctttacctctctctctctctctctctctctctctctctctctctctctctctctctctctctctctatatatatatatatatatatatatatatatatatatatatatatatatatatatatatatatatatatacacacacacacacacacatatatatatacacaaacatatatGCACACAGAGAAAGACATACAGACATAGAGACGTACACACACACTGATTTTGCATAATGGACATGATTTTTAGATAATATATGCAAGTGATAATGTATACACCAATTACAGTACAAAAATTATGTGACTTCATaacatgcaaaaaaagaaaaaagcctccacTGCATTAAAAGGTGTATTGCTTGGGAgtcgaaaataaaataaattttcgtTTATGGAGCAAAAAACAACCAACATTTGAAATTTTATCGAAATTAAACTCTTTGATGTAATTGTTTATAATTTCTTGGCTAAATTTACCTTGCTCCCGGGGCTTTCAGTTAGAAAACATTTATCTAATAATgagctaggatttttttttttcttaagctaACAAATTTTTTGAAGATTAGCCACTACGTTTCCTAGGGATTAAAGAAACTAATTTCTTTTCGTCATGTATCCCACACCTTTTCCCTTACGGGAAAAGGGCTTTTAGAATTTAGAAGATATAATTTCAGCATAACTTGGCCACAAGTTACAATATTTCTTATTAATGATATAAACAGATGGCATGAGAAAGATGGTAATTCCTTCTCCCCCACAACTTTTCTTTCTTCCACACAGCAAATCTGACTCTGGACCCGAACACAGCTCATCCCCAGCTCTACGTATCCTCTGATTTGAAAAGCGTGAGATGGAAAGACATGAAACAGCATGTGCCCAGCAGTCCTCTGAGATACGACGTTATGGCCAGTGTCATAAGCCACCAGGGATTCAATTCTGGGAAGTTGTGCTGGGAGGTAGAAGTGGTGGAGGGAGGGGAGTGGTGGGGGGTGGGAATTGTTAGGGAATCTTCAAACAGAAACGGACCGATTCTTTTCGATTCTCGTGGGGGCTACTGGGGAGTTCAGCGAATTGATGGACGGTATGAGGCGATCACCCATCCCAGGACGAATTTGACATTGTGCCATCCTCCGAAAAGGATCCGAGTTTCTCTGGACTATCCACAAGGCCTCTTAGCATTTTTTGATGGCGACACGAATGCCGAAATCTTTGCTTTTCCGAAAGAAAATTTTAAGGGAGAGAAGGTTCACCCATGGTTCTTGATCTATAAGTGGAATGGACAGCTTGTCCTTCACCCATGATATAGTGGAACAATGGGCTCATCATGCTGGAAAAGCTCAAGACTATCGG
This genomic window from Ahaetulla prasina isolate Xishuangbanna chromosome 2, ASM2864084v1, whole genome shotgun sequence contains:
- the LOC131191683 gene encoding butyrophilin subfamily 1 member A1-like, which produces MDEDGYMSIDPSKRDHPLPAIKGKKDPPMNPLLWKILFGISAVGNVVLAVLLIVLILPNSENFSVPKLPSKPISSCVMNCIPCRSAKDSITANLTLDPNTAHPQLYVSSDLKSVRWKDMKQHVPSSPLRYDVMASVISHQGFNSGKLCWEVEVVEGGEWWGVGIVRESSNRNGPILFDSRGGYWGVQRIDGRYEAITHPRTNLTLCHPPKRIRVSLDYPQGLLAFFDGDTNAEIFAFPKENFKGEKVHPWFLIYKWNGQLVLHP